The following is a genomic window from Nitrososphaerota archaeon.
CTTCGGGTTGTCTTGCAGGAACTCGGCCAAACGCTCGAACATCCGCAGGGTGCTTGGATGGACGTGGTGCTCTATCCCCTCGGTGTCAACGTAAGCTGTCGTGTCATCCACGCCCAGCATGGAGATCAAGGTCGAAATGACCTCGTGCCTCTTGATGACCGAGCGCGCGACCTTCTCTCCGGAGGATGTGAGTCTCATCCCCCTGTACCTCTTGTGCTCGAGAAACCCCTTGTCAGCTAAGCTCTTTATCATGTTTGAGACGGTAGGCGGCTTTACTGCGAGTCTATCGGAGATGTCGGCAGCGCTGACGTAGCCTTTCTCTTCGTTGAGGTTGTAGATTGCCTCCAGGTAGTCCTCGACGCGCGAAATATCCCTTCTCGATTGGGTGAGCGCGGCCATGCTCACTGGTGCGAACCCCCGCCATCTGATAAAAGGGTTCCGAGCGCCGCAGGTTTGGGGACCGAGTGTTCTAAGACTGACAAACCTATGTTTTGTCTATCTAACTTATATACGAATGGCTAAAATGTGACCGCGCTTGAGACGGACGTGGAGGAGGGCCCCGAACGACCAAGGGGGACCCCCCATAGGGGAAGAGCAGCGGGTTTCGGGGAGCAGGCGCCCGCCGTTGCGGTTCCTGCTCTGGGCGGGGCCCGCCCTCATGGTGTCCATCGCATATATGGACCCAGGGAATTACGGGACCGACATCGTCGCGGGGGCCGGTTATCAGTACACCCTCCTTTGGGCGGGGTGGCTGGCTTCGGGGATGGCCATGCTCCTGCAGTATCTTTCGGGGAAGCTTGGTATTGCCTCGGGCCGCTCGCTCCCCGAGCTGGTCAGGTCATCGCTCAGGCAGAGGAGATACGTCATACCGTTCTGGTTGGCGTCGGAGGCGGCTGCAGCAGCCACGGACCTGGCGGAGTACCTTGGCACCGTCCTGGGGCTGAACATCCTGAGCGGCTTCATGGGGCACCCAATCCCGCTGATTTACTGCGCCATCTTCGGAGCCCTTGACGTCATCCTTCTGCTCACGATGATGACCAGGCGGTTCCGCCTGGTTGAGCAGTACTTCGCCCTGCTCATCAGCATCTTGGTCGTCGGAATCTTCTACAATCTGTTCGTCGTGAAACCAGACCTGACCCGGGCGGTGATAGGGTCAGTCATTCCTCTGGCGCCTGACAACGCCGCCCTCCTGATAGTGGTCGGGATGATCGGGGCCACGGTTATGCCTCATGCCCTCTTCGTCCACTCGTGGCTAACCAAGAACAAGATGGACATGATGGGAGGTGGAATCGACGGCGCGCCCGCCCTTTCAATCACCGACTCTCTGGGGAGCGGCGGGCCGACGCCCAGGGCCCACCCGTTGGAAGAGAAGAGGAAGACCAACAGGCTTCACAGGAACGAGACGATAGTCGCGCTCACCGTAGCCGGGGCCGTAAACGCGGGGATCCTGCTGGTGGCTGTTCCCCTGTTTCATGGGACAGGGGTGAACGTGGACCTGACTGTCGGGGGTTTCATCTCCAGCCTGGCCCAGATCTACGGCCCCCTCATCGGGATACTTTTCGCCCTCACCCTCCTGGCCTCGGGATTGTCATCCTCCGCCCTCGGGACGATTGCAGGACAGGTCATAATGGAAGGGCTCATCGGAAAGAGGTGGAACGTCTGGGCCAGGAGGCTTATCACGAGATTCGTGAACGTGTTCCCCACGACCGTAGCCATAATCCTTGGGCTTAGCCCTCTCCTGCTCCTCGTCTACAGCCAGGTCATCCTCAGCCTGATGATCCCGCTCCCGATGATTCCTCTCGTGTACTACACATCCAAGAGCAAGTTCATGGGGGAGCTCGTGAACGGCAAGGCGATGGTGGTTCTTGCGATAGTCACCGTCGCCGTCATACTGGGGTTCAACGGATACCTGGTCACCGCGTTCTTCTGATGGGACCCGCCACTTCTGTCATCGCTTCGGAGACTCATCCAGGGCCGCCCTCTGTCGCCCGACTTCTCCTAACTCGAATGGGAAGACAACCCACTCCGAGACCGTTTCTAAGAAATAGTCCGGTTCCTCCCTGCTCCAGGGCTTCCTGAACATCACCGCAGTCTCCAGAGACTTTGGACCCTGAGCGAAAAGGTACTTCCTCATGAATGCCAAGGTGTCACCCTCGTCGACCAGGTCGTCGACCAACAGGACGTCCTTCCCGGCGACGCCCTCAGTAAGGGTCGAGAGGATCTTTGGAGGAGTCCTCTTCCCGATGTCGTTATAGGACTTCACGTTCACGAAATCAATCTTCACGTTCAGATGGTCTGAGACCACCATAGCCACGGGGATCCCTCCCCTCGCGATTCCCACCACTAGGTCGTAGTGCCTGCCGTTGGCGCGCACCTTCTCGGCGAGAGCCTCGGCAAGGTTACCGTACTCTGACCAGCCGATGTACCTGAAGTTGGGCATCCGTCGGTGTCGCCCTCCTTACGTAGTTAACTGTTAGAAAGAAACTTCACGGGATGATGTGAAGGCGTGGGCCGGGGCGGAGTCGGACCGCCGACTTTGGCGCGCGGATCGCTTCGCCGTGTAAGGGCGACGTCATAACCAGGCTAGACCACCGGCCCGAAGGGCGCGACCGTCCATCAGTAATAAGGCTTGGAGCGGCGAGGAGGCGAATCAGATTTTAACAGCCAACCAGAGGCAGAACACGGGATGACCAAGCCAGCGAAGATTGTCTCCGTGACCGCGAGGGAGGTGCTCGACTCGAGAGGGAACCCGACCGTGGAGGTAGAGGTGTGGACTAACGTAACCAGCGGCCGGGCAAGCGTCCCGTCCGGGGCGTCGACCGGAAGGCACGAAGCGCTCGAGCTGAGAGACGGGGACCCGGAGCGGTTCCACGGGAAAGGGGTGTCCAAAGCGGTGTACAACGCGGCGCATATCCTGGGTCCCAGGCTCAGGGGGCTTGACCCTACCAAGCAGAGGGTGGTTGACGACACGATGATCCGACTTGACGGGACATCGAACAAGGGAAAGCTGGGGGCCAACTCGATACTCGCCGTTTCCATGGCCACCGCCAGAGCCGCGGCAAACGGGGAGGGGGTCAGCCTGTTCGAGAAGCTCAGAAGAGCGAAGTCGTACACCCTCCCAGTTCCCATGATGAACGTCATCAACGGTGGGGAGCATGCGGGCAACGAACTTGCGGTCCAGGAGTTCCTCATCGAGCCGGTGCACGCGGGCTCGTGCTCAGAAGCGATACGGGTAGGTTCGGAAGTCTATCAGTCA
Proteins encoded in this region:
- a CDS encoding phosphoribosyltransferase; translation: MPNFRYIGWSEYGNLAEALAEKVRANGRHYDLVVGIARGGIPVAMVVSDHLNVKIDFVNVKSYNDIGKRTPPKILSTLTEGVAGKDVLLVDDLVDEGDTLAFMRKYLFAQGPKSLETAVMFRKPWSREEPDYFLETVSEWVVFPFELGEVGRQRAALDESPKR
- a CDS encoding Nramp family divalent metal transporter: MRRTWRRAPNDQGGPPIGEEQRVSGSRRPPLRFLLWAGPALMVSIAYMDPGNYGTDIVAGAGYQYTLLWAGWLASGMAMLLQYLSGKLGIASGRSLPELVRSSLRQRRYVIPFWLASEAAAAATDLAEYLGTVLGLNILSGFMGHPIPLIYCAIFGALDVILLLTMMTRRFRLVEQYFALLISILVVGIFYNLFVVKPDLTRAVIGSVIPLAPDNAALLIVVGMIGATVMPHALFVHSWLTKNKMDMMGGGIDGAPALSITDSLGSGGPTPRAHPLEEKRKTNRLHRNETIVALTVAGAVNAGILLVAVPLFHGTGVNVDLTVGGFISSLAQIYGPLIGILFALTLLASGLSSSALGTIAGQVIMEGLIGKRWNVWARRLITRFVNVFPTTVAIILGLSPLLLLVYSQVILSLMIPLPMIPLVYYTSKSKFMGELVNGKAMVVLAIVTVAVILGFNGYLVTAFF
- a CDS encoding MarR family transcriptional regulator, whose translation is MSMAALTQSRRDISRVEDYLEAIYNLNEEKGYVSAADISDRLAVKPPTVSNMIKSLADKGFLEHKRYRGMRLTSSGEKVARSVIKRHEVISTLISMLGVDDTTAYVDTEGIEHHVHPSTLRMFERLAEFLQDNPKILTEIREYSKD